In Malus sylvestris chromosome 15, drMalSylv7.2, whole genome shotgun sequence, a single genomic region encodes these proteins:
- the LOC126602487 gene encoding glutamate receptor 3.6-like, translating into MVEQLAMSIVWLLVLMIFCNGLASNGASTTNVSTRPDVVNLGAIFSFDTIIGKVAKVAIEAAVKDVNSDPSVLGGTKMIVTMQDSNYSGLLGIIEALRFMEKDTIAIIGPQNAVTAHVISHIANELQVPLVSFSVTDPTLSALQFPFFVRSTQNDLYQMAAIAEMVDYYGWREVIALYVDDDHGRNGITALANMLAEKRCKISYKAPLVLDSNRDNITDVLVKVALTESRIIVLHAYGSWGPLVFDVAKYLGMMGTGYVWIATSWLSTLIDTASPLPSGMMDDMQGVLTLRMYTPETELKRKFVLRWSNLTSGQTSKGPIGLNAYGLYAYDTVWLLARAIDAFFDQGGNLSFSNDSRLTQLRGGDLNLDAMSIFNGGNLLMKNILQVNMTGVSGPVKFTPKKDLIRPAFEIINVIGTGIRTIGYWSNFSGLSVVRPETLYTKPPNHSNSSDKLYSVIWPGQTTQKPRGWVFPNNGRHLRIGVPKRVSFREFVSYTEGNDMFTGYSIDVFTAALNLLPYAVPYKLIPFGDGHKNPSVTELVHKIQTGEYDGAIGDIAIITNRTRMADFTQPYIESGLVVVAPVTPTLNSNPWAFLRPFNPMMWGVTAAFFLIVGTAVWILEHRHNDDFRGAPKKQFVTILWFSFSTWFFAHRENTVSTLGRLVLIVWLFVVLIINSSYTASLTSILTVQQLSSSIKGIHALLSSNAPIGYQQGSFARNYLVDELNVDESRLVPLIMPDDYAKALKAGPHKGGVAAVIDERAYIELFLSSRCDFSVVGQEFTKTGWGFAFARDSPLAVDLSTALLKLSENGDLQRIHDKWLMRTPCASQGAKLQVDRLQLKSFWGLFVICGAACFLALAIYFCMMLHQFSKHNTEELVTTGSSRSTRVQTFLTFVDEKEEEVKSRSKRRQMERTSNRSASEDESMYNSKRRHLDQSPSSVSNVNSNHA; encoded by the exons ATGGTTGAACAGTTAGCCATGAGTATAGTTTGGCTCCTGGTTTTGATGATTTTCTGTAATGGGTTGGCCTCAAATGGTGCCAGCACTACCAATGTCTCCACTAGACCAGATGTTGTAAATCTCGGGGCAATTTTCTCTTTCGACACCATTATTGGCAAAGTTGCCAAAGTGGCAATAGAAGCCGCAGTCAAAGATGTGAATTCTGATCCATCTGTTCTTGGTGGCACCAAGATGATTGTTACAATGCAGGACTCAAATTACAGTGGGCTTCTGGGCATTATTGAAG CCTTACGGTTTATGGAGAAAGACACAATAGCGATAATTGGACCGCAGAATGCTGTCACCGCTCATGTAATATCACATATTGCAAATGAGCTCCAAGTTCCTCTAGTATCATTTTCAGTAACAGACCCCACCCTGTCAGCACTTCAGTTCCCATTCTTTGTTAGAAGTACCCAAAATGACCTTTATCAGATGGCTGCGATAGCAGAAATGGTTGATTACTACGGATGGAGAGAGGTTATTGCACTCTATGTTGACGATGACCATGGGAGAAACGGGATTACTGCATTAGCAAATATGCTTGCTGAGAAACGATGTAAGATATCATACAAGGCGCCATTGGTCCTTGATTCTAATCGGGATAACATCACTGATGTTCTGGTTAAAGTGGCTTTAACAGAGTCTCGGATTATTGTTCTTCATGCTTATGGCAGTTGGGGTCCTCTGGTTTTCGATGTGGCCAAGTATCTTGGCATGATGGGAACTGGATATGTCTGGATAGCTACTAGTTGGCTTTCTACTTTAATAGATACCGCCTCTCCCCTCCCTTCAGGTATGATGGATGATATGCAGGGAGTTCTAACGCTGCGCATGTACACGCCAGAGACagaactgaaaagaaaatttgttttaaGGTGGAGCAACTTGACTAGTGGACAGACATCTAAGGGCCCAATTGGGTTGAATGCTTATGGTCTTTATGCCTACGATACTGTGTGGTTGCTTGCTCGTGCAATCGATGCCTTTTTTGATCAAGGGGGAAATCTTTCATTCTCAAATGATTCACGGTTGACTCAGCTTCGCGGAGGGGATCTGAATCTTGATGCTATGAGCATCTTTAATGGAGGCAATCTGTTAATGAAAAACATTTTGCAGGTTAATATGACTGGTGTATCTGGCCCGGTGAAGTTTACTCCAAAAAAGGACCTCATTCGTCCTGCGTTTGAGATCATAAATGTGATTGGAACGGGGATTAGGACGATTGGTTATTGGTCCAATTTTTCGGGATTATCAGTTGTACGTCCAGAAACACTTTACACAAAGCCACCAAATCATTCCAATTCAAGTGATAAACTGTACAGTGTAATTTGGCCTGGACAAACAACACAGAAGCCTCGTGGTTGGGTGTTTCCAAACAACGGAAGGCACTTGAGGATTGGAGTCCCAAAACGTGTTAGTTTTCGTGAATTTGTTTCATACACAGAAGGCAATGACATGTTCACAGGATACTCCATTGATGTTTTTACTGCTGCATTGAACTTGTTGCCCTATGCTGTTCCATACAAACTGATTCCCTTTGGTGATGGCCATAAGAATCCAAGTGTCACTGAGCTTGTGCACAAAATCCAAACGGGT GAATACGATGGAGCAATAGGTGACATTGCAATCATCACCAACCGAACAAGGATGGCGGATTTTACCCAGCCATATATCGAATCTGGGCTAGTAGTAGTTGCACCTGTTACACCAACATTGAATTCAAATCCTTGGGCTTTCCTGAGGCCATTCAATCCCATGATGTGGGGTGTGACGGCCGCCTTCTTTCTCATTGTTGGAACAGCTGTTTGGATTTTAGAGCACAGGCATAATGATGATTTTCGGGGGGCTCCTAAAAAACAATTTGTCACTATTCTGTG GTTTAGCTTTTCGACTTGGTTCTTTGCGCACA GAGAAAATACAGTCAGCACCCTTGGTCGCTTAGTGCTAATAGTATGGCTGTTCGTTGTTCTTATAATCAACTCAAGCTACACTGCAAGTTTGACCTCAATCCTTACCGTGCAACAGCTTTCTTCCTCCATCAAAGGCATTCACGCTTTGCTTTCAAGCAACGCTCCCATTGGCTACCAGCAAGGTTCATTTGCCCGGAATTATCTAGTTGACGAACTCAATGTTGACGAGTCCAGACTCGTTCCTCTTATCATGCCAGACGACTATGCCAAAGCCTTGAAAGCTGGTCCCCATAAAGGTGGTGTTGCTGCAGTGATTGACGAGCGTGCTTACATAGAACTTTTCCTCTCGAGCAGATGTGATTTCAGTGTTGTAGGTCAAGAATTCACCAAAACCGGCTGGGGATTT GCTTTTGCAAGGGACTCGCCTTTAGCGGTGGACCTGTCTACTGCACTTTTGAAGCTGTCGGAGAACGGGGATCTACAAAGGATCCATGATAAATGGcttatgagaactccttgtgcCTCACAAGGCGCAAAGCTGCAAGTCGATAGGCTTCAACTCAAAAGCTTCTGGGGACTCTTTGTTATCTGTGGTGCAGCTTGCTTCCTTGCACTCGCTATATATTTCTGCATGATGCTGCACCAGTTCAGCAAGCACAACACTGAGGAACTGGTCACTACTGGTAGCTCCAGGTCCACACGCGTTCAAACGTTTCTCACATTTGTTgatgagaaggaagaggaagtgaAAAGCCGGTCGAAAAGAAGACAAATGGAGAGGACTTCAAATAGAAGCGCGAGCGAAGATGAATCGATGTATAACTCAAAAAGAAGACACCTTGATCAATCACCGTCAAGTGTGAGTAATGTTAATAGTAATCATGCCTGA